A stretch of DNA from Alicyclobacillus acidocaldarius subsp. acidocaldarius Tc-4-1:
GACGATGTGCCGCTTCAGGTGTAGAAGCGGCACATCGTCGTTTCTGCGTTTAATTCGTAAACCCGAGATCGAGTTTGGGCAACTGCTGGATTTGTTCGACGGCCTTGTCTCGCTCGTGGCACGCGTCCAGATATGCAAGGTAAACCTGTTTGATGGACGGGTGTTTGTGGAGGATAACAGGATCGACCAGCAAGTGGTGTTCGTCTGCGTCATACGAAATGTGGTTGCTGGGATTGTATCCGCAGTCGCGCATTTCGTTGAGCAACGCCGCCAGCGTGTCCTTCACCCGGAAATGGGCATTGGACCATGCGTCTGAGCGGTAGACCTCCATTTCCGCAGCCCCCCTTCATGCCGTCTTCCCGTGTAAATAGGCCATCTTATCACCAGTATACTGCGCCGGACGGCAATCCGCCAGTTTTTCCATGGCACGAGGGGCAGGTCAAGAAGGTCGGTGCGCGACGGTCCGCCTTCACCGGGCGGTGCGCAGGCGGGTGTGCAAGACGCGCGGCACGAGAGGAGTGAGCGCCGCGCCGCCTTGTGCGCGTTTAGATGCTCCGGGGGATGAAGGTCTCAATGCCGACGACGACGACGGCCACCCAAAACAGCACCCAGAAAAAAGTCCGCAATGGAATGCGCCTCCTCTGCTTGTCATCGGACCAAACTACGGGTATTGTAGCAAATCGGATGGGCAAGTTCATCCCGCGCCCAACTGGCGTGGGGTGAAGATGGTTCGGCACCCGGCGGCCTGCGCAGCCGAGCCGGGGATTGGGGGCATGTGCAATGGCCAAACGGAAACCCTTGAAACGGCGGGATGACGACGGGCTCGACAAGCCCGCCTATGCGCGGGGCGAATCCACGCCTCAACGCCAGGAGGAACAAGATACGCCCAAACGTTCGACGGTGCAGTTGGAGGAGGCCCTCAAGGGCGACGTGGCGGAAAAGCTCCTCGCGCTGAGGGCCTCGCTGGAGCCGAAGGAATCGAACGAGGGGGCGCTTCGAAGACCTGAACGTCTTTCGGCAAGGAAGGCCGATGAAAGACGTGCGGAGGCGGACGTGGAGGAGGAGTTGTCCTTCGAAGAGCTGCTCAATCCGCGTGACGACAGTGAGTCCTTTGCGGCGCTGTTGGAGCAATCGAAACTCGATTGGCGCTTCTTCAAGGGCGACGACTGAGAAGGGATTGTGACTCATGTTGGAGGCGTCTTACGTTTCGCTCGCCTCGGCCGCGTTTCGAGCCGCACGCGCGGCGGGCGATCACATGATCAGGCGCTATCGGACCGAGTTGGTGGTGGAGACGAAATCGTCGCTGGCTGATGTGGTGACCGACGTCGATCGCGCCTGCGAGGAGGCGATCCGCCATACACTCTCCGACGCGTTTCCCCATCATCGCATTCTGGGGGAAGAGGGCGTCCGCCCCGGGCGGGAAGCGGCGGTCGAAGCCCTGGCGGACTGTCTCGACTGTCCGGACCTCTGGATTGTAGATCCGCTGGACGGCACCACGAATTTCGTCCACCAACTGCCCCTGAGCGTGGTCTCCATCGCGTATGCGCGCGATGGAGAGGTGCGCGTCGGCGTCGTCCTGGATCCGTATCGAGGCGAGTGGTTTTACGCGCTCCGCGGCCAAGGCGCGTATGCCGCGGGCCATCGCGACGTGGAGGCTTGGCTCGCCGCGCCGTCCGAGGATTGGCCGGGCAAACGCATGCGCGTGTCCGGCGTGTGCGATTTGCGGCGCGCGGTCATGGCGACGGGGCTCCCCGTTCGGCACCGCGATCGAACGCGTGTGATGCAACGAGCCGCAGACGTGATCGCCGAAGTCAAGAGCCTGCGAACGCTTGGAGCAGCCGCGTTGCACCTGGCTTACGTGGCCGCCGGGCGCATCGATGTCTTCTGGGAGTTCGATCTCAACGCCTGGGACATTGCGGCCGGGGCGCTTTTGGTTCAGGAGGCGGGCGGTGTTATCCAGTCGATGGAAGGCGAGCCCTATTCGCTCCGCGTGCGGGACGTGTGCGCGGGGTCCGATGGCGAGATGCTCCGGGCGCTCGGGGCTCGTCTTGTTTCGGAATAACCCAAGGCCATCAGTCGTGCCAAGGATGGGGATGAGGGGATGGACATCAAGGAGCGCGCGAGGGCGCGCGTCGAAGAGATAGGAGCGTTGCCGGTGTACCGCGATCGCCATCTGACGCTGCTCACGGACCTATATCAATTGACGATGATGTACGGCCACTTTCGGGCCGGCCGCCACGAGACCCGCGTGGTGTTTGACCTCTTCTACCGGAAGAATCCTTGCGGCAACGGCTACGTGATTGCGGCGGGCCTCGAACAGGTGGTGTGGTACATCCACAACCTCCGCTTTTCAGAGGACGATCTCGCCTATTTGCGGTCGCTCGGCATGTTCTCCGAGGACTTTCTTTCCTATTTGCGCCATTTTAGATTCCGCGGCGACGTGTACGCGGTCCCGGAGGGCACGGTGGTCTTTCCGAACGAGCCGCTGTTGCGCGTGGAGGGGCCTATCGCGGAGGTTCAGCTGATTGAGTCGGCGGTCCTTGCGTTCATCAACCATCAGAGCCTCATCGCGACGAAGGCGCGGCGGATCGTCGAGGCGGCGAGGACGAACGTCAGGCACCCTGGGAGCACCGTGATTGAGATGGGGCTCAGGCGGTCGCAGAATGCGGACGCGGCCATTTTCGGCGCGCGCGCGGCGTTCATCGGGGGCTGCGTGGCGACCAGCAACGTGCTGGCGGCGCAGGCCTACGA
This window harbors:
- a CDS encoding DUF3886 domain-containing protein, translating into MAKRKPLKRRDDDGLDKPAYARGESTPQRQEEQDTPKRSTVQLEEALKGDVAEKLLALRASLEPKESNEGALRRPERLSARKADERRAEADVEEELSFEELLNPRDDSESFAALLEQSKLDWRFFKGDD
- a CDS encoding inositol monophosphatase family protein codes for the protein MLEASYVSLASAAFRAARAAGDHMIRRYRTELVVETKSSLADVVTDVDRACEEAIRHTLSDAFPHHRILGEEGVRPGREAAVEALADCLDCPDLWIVDPLDGTTNFVHQLPLSVVSIAYARDGEVRVGVVLDPYRGEWFYALRGQGAYAAGHRDVEAWLAAPSEDWPGKRMRVSGVCDLRRAVMATGLPVRHRDRTRVMQRAADVIAEVKSLRTLGAAALHLAYVAAGRIDVFWEFDLNAWDIAAGALLVQEAGGVIQSMEGEPYSLRVRDVCAGSDGEMLRALGARLVSE